Proteins from one Cellulosilyticum lentocellum DSM 5427 genomic window:
- a CDS encoding MATE family efflux transporter encodes MTDTLTKGNETKALLLFSIPMILGNILQQLYNVVDTLIVGRTLGPNALAAVGASYALMVLLTSIILGLCMGSGVVFAQLFGAGRIEELKISIANAFVLICVLTLIIDLAAFLLLDQLVVWLNVPVEAMSYMIDYLRIIFLGMGFVFIYNFFAAVLRSIGNTMVPLLFLGISAIINVVLDIVLIVNFGMGIEGAAVATVVAQGVSAVLIAIYFFKKTESICPRRNHMRYDKKLLGLIINNSILTSIQQSIMNFGILMIQGLVNSFGVTVTAAFAIVVKIDAFAYMPAQDFGNAFATFVAQNAGAKEHKRIYKGTLAAAKLSIAFCAIASLLVCYFAKPLMLLFVEPKEMEIIRLGMQYLHIEGACYIGIGILFLLYGFYRGLGKSQMSIILTVFSLGTRVILAYLLAPIPEVGLLGIWWAIPIGWVIADIIGILYGVVKKEKLLVIEHLEE; translated from the coding sequence ATGACAGATACATTGACTAAAGGAAATGAGACTAAAGCGCTTCTTTTATTTAGCATACCGATGATCTTAGGCAATATTTTGCAACAGCTCTATAATGTCGTAGATACTTTAATTGTAGGTAGAACTTTAGGGCCTAATGCACTGGCAGCGGTTGGAGCCTCCTATGCGTTGATGGTACTATTAACTTCTATTATTCTTGGATTATGTATGGGTAGTGGTGTAGTCTTTGCACAGTTATTTGGTGCTGGAAGAATAGAAGAATTAAAAATAAGTATTGCTAATGCTTTTGTATTAATTTGTGTATTAACCTTGATAATAGATTTAGCAGCGTTTTTATTACTAGATCAATTGGTAGTATGGTTAAATGTGCCGGTAGAAGCTATGTCCTACATGATAGATTACTTGAGGATTATTTTTCTAGGTATGGGCTTTGTTTTTATTTATAATTTTTTTGCTGCGGTACTTAGAAGTATTGGCAATACTATGGTTCCATTATTATTTTTAGGAATATCAGCAATCATTAATGTTGTTTTAGATATTGTCCTTATTGTTAATTTTGGTATGGGAATTGAAGGCGCAGCTGTTGCTACAGTGGTAGCACAGGGCGTGTCAGCCGTCCTTATTGCCATATACTTTTTCAAAAAGACAGAAAGCATTTGTCCTCGAAGAAACCATATGAGATATGATAAAAAGCTACTAGGATTAATAATTAACAACTCTATTTTAACCAGCATTCAGCAATCTATTATGAACTTTGGTATTTTAATGATTCAAGGGCTTGTAAATAGCTTTGGCGTAACAGTAACAGCAGCGTTTGCTATTGTAGTGAAAATAGATGCCTTCGCTTATATGCCAGCACAGGATTTTGGGAATGCCTTTGCTACCTTTGTAGCTCAAAATGCGGGAGCTAAAGAGCATAAGCGTATTTATAAAGGAACCTTGGCAGCAGCTAAACTGTCCATAGCCTTTTGTGCTATAGCATCACTACTAGTATGCTATTTTGCTAAGCCGCTGATGTTGTTATTTGTTGAACCAAAAGAAATGGAGATTATTAGGTTGGGCATGCAGTATTTACATATTGAAGGTGCGTGCTATATAGGGATAGGTATTTTATTCTTGCTCTATGGCTTTTATAGAGGTTTAGGTAAATCACAAATGTCCATCATATTAACTGTTTTTTCATTAGGGACAAGAGTGATATTAGCATACTTATTAGCTCCCATTCCAGAAGTAGGCCTATTAGGTATATGGTGGGCCATTCCAATAGGGTGGGTTATAGCAGATATAATAGGTATTTTATATGGGGTAGTAAAAAAAGAGAAGTTATTAGTTATAGAACATTTAGAAGAATAG
- a CDS encoding AMP-binding protein, with protein sequence MNLVEILEKTALDKGTYLAFIEKKETLDYSTFLERAGKVATVLKSEGIQKGDQILLLEPISTRLYLFLVALWSLGATVVIFDPSAGRAHIEKCLTRVELKAFIGMRKAMLLKCILPSLRRIPKTLTVDRLLKQSEKVAAEGYVEPLEDEAPALITFTSGSTNIPKAIVRTHYFLIKQYEVLDQTMDYQEDDIDLATMPVFTLANLAKGITTVIPDDSFSDISKLNARRLIQQIKKQHITRLSSSPTVALLLAEAAKETDDLASIRRLNIGGGPIFPNMLPVLKQGFKAAAITIVYGSSEAEPISELDSTQLTEDILNQMKQGKGLFVGKPVNAVTCQLVKGSKLKSQMTEEELTATFCKINEPGEIIVTGEHVLKTYLQGIGDEENKIKTSRAIWHRTGDLGCLDESGNLWLLGRAMATTKREAHTLYPFAIECEVCVHYNVPRAAYLFHKGKHLLIIEEPQEGVGLKVEDKAYIKEKYQLGEVITLKQIPLDTRHRAKVEYGKLIKLIEKIG encoded by the coding sequence ATGAACTTAGTTGAAATCCTTGAGAAAACCGCTTTGGATAAAGGTACATATCTTGCCTTTATTGAGAAGAAAGAAACGTTAGATTACAGCACCTTTTTAGAACGAGCTGGAAAAGTAGCCACAGTTTTAAAGTCAGAGGGTATTCAAAAAGGTGATCAGATTTTACTTCTAGAGCCAATTTCTACGAGGCTGTATCTTTTTCTAGTGGCGCTTTGGAGCCTTGGAGCAACAGTAGTTATTTTTGATCCATCAGCAGGTAGAGCTCACATAGAAAAGTGCTTAACAAGAGTAGAGTTAAAAGCTTTTATTGGTATGAGGAAAGCTATGCTTTTAAAATGCATCCTTCCTAGCCTAAGAAGAATCCCAAAAACTTTAACGGTAGACCGTCTATTAAAGCAAAGTGAGAAAGTAGCAGCTGAAGGCTATGTAGAACCTTTGGAGGATGAGGCTCCAGCACTGATTACTTTTACAAGTGGTAGTACCAATATTCCGAAAGCTATTGTAAGAACGCATTACTTTTTAATAAAACAGTATGAAGTTCTAGATCAAACTATGGATTATCAAGAAGACGACATAGACCTTGCTACCATGCCGGTATTTACCTTAGCTAATCTAGCAAAGGGCATTACAACAGTTATTCCAGACGATAGCTTTAGTGACATTTCAAAGCTAAATGCCAGACGCTTAATACAACAGATCAAGAAGCAGCATATTACTAGATTATCTTCCTCACCAACAGTAGCTCTTTTACTAGCAGAAGCAGCGAAGGAAACAGATGATTTAGCATCTATTAGAAGATTAAATATAGGGGGAGGTCCCATTTTTCCCAATATGTTACCAGTTCTAAAACAGGGCTTTAAAGCAGCTGCTATTACTATTGTTTATGGTTCTTCAGAAGCAGAACCTATTAGTGAACTTGATAGCACTCAGCTAACAGAAGATATACTTAATCAAATGAAACAAGGAAAGGGTCTATTTGTAGGAAAGCCAGTAAATGCAGTTACTTGTCAGTTAGTAAAGGGAAGTAAGCTTAAGTCGCAAATGACAGAAGAAGAACTAACGGCTACCTTTTGTAAAATCAATGAACCAGGGGAAATTATCGTCACCGGTGAGCATGTTTTAAAGACTTATTTACAAGGGATAGGGGATGAGGAGAATAAGATAAAAACCTCTAGGGCAATATGGCATAGAACAGGAGACTTAGGGTGTTTAGATGAGAGTGGCAATCTATGGTTACTTGGAAGAGCTATGGCAACTACTAAGAGAGAAGCACATACGCTATATCCTTTTGCTATTGAATGCGAAGTTTGTGTCCACTATAACGTTCCAAGAGCAGCTTATTTGTTTCATAAGGGAAAACATTTATTAATTATTGAAGAGCCACAAGAAGGAGTAGGATTGAAAGTAGAAGATAAAGCATATATCAAAGAAAAATATCAATTAGGTGAGGTAATAACATTAAAGCAAATTCCCTTAGATACGAGACATCGAGCAAAAGTAGAGTACGGAAAGCTTATTAAGTTAATAGAAAAAATTGGCTAA
- a CDS encoding GNAT family N-acetyltransferase yields MLKIINKDALDELAEVLGKGIYEGYTLERIQREAPDFHFYLKENHEVLACCSIWIHTNMIDEKGVRAGAIGHFEACNEDSAKIVLMEACNKLKEVGEAYVIGPIDGSTWNSYRLVTHSDGSMPFLMEPKYKRGYSQWLENIGFKPTYQYFSTKETIERVVEETTKANQNEINQSKLEQSELELNELDQSINEKQRLLEIKTIKLTQLEEALDKIYEISIQSFKSNLFYKPIEREAFKAMYRGYQQFLVEELVLIAEKAGRPVGFIFAVPNYFDQTRRSVIIKTIAVLPEYQQEGIGKKLYQEITNKALNLGFTEFITALIYKGNHSQKLCESAKMMREYTLFRKELNNELS; encoded by the coding sequence ATGCTCAAGATTATAAATAAGGATGCGTTGGATGAATTAGCAGAGGTATTAGGAAAAGGAATTTATGAGGGTTACACCTTAGAAAGAATACAGAGGGAAGCACCAGATTTTCACTTTTATTTAAAGGAAAATCATGAGGTGCTGGCCTGCTGTTCCATTTGGATACATACAAACATGATAGATGAAAAAGGAGTAAGGGCAGGAGCTATTGGTCACTTTGAGGCGTGTAATGAAGACTCGGCTAAAATAGTTTTAATGGAAGCCTGTAATAAGCTTAAGGAGGTAGGAGAAGCCTATGTAATTGGCCCTATTGATGGAAGTACATGGAATAGTTATCGATTAGTGACACATAGCGATGGTTCAATGCCCTTTTTAATGGAGCCTAAATATAAACGAGGATATAGTCAGTGGCTAGAAAACATAGGGTTTAAGCCTACTTACCAATATTTTTCTACTAAAGAAACCATAGAAAGAGTAGTTGAAGAAACTACAAAAGCTAATCAAAACGAAATAAATCAAAGCAAGCTAGAGCAAAGTGAATTAGAACTAAATGAGTTGGACCAAAGTATAAATGAAAAACAAAGACTTCTTGAAATTAAAACTATTAAGTTAACGCAATTAGAAGAAGCTTTAGATAAAATCTATGAAATTAGCATCCAAAGTTTTAAGAGTAACTTATTTTATAAGCCTATAGAAAGAGAAGCTTTTAAAGCTATGTATCGAGGCTATCAGCAATTTTTAGTAGAGGAACTGGTTTTAATTGCAGAAAAGGCTGGTAGACCAGTGGGCTTTATTTTTGCAGTACCTAACTACTTTGATCAGACAAGAAGGTCTGTCATCATTAAAACCATTGCTGTACTTCCTGAATATCAACAAGAAGGCATAGGGAAGAAGCTTTATCAGGAAATTACTAATAAAGCTTTAAATTTAGGATTTACAGAGTTTATTACAGCACTCATTTATAAAGGGAATCACTCACAAAAGCTTTGTGAAAGCGCAAAGATGATGAGAGAGTATACTTTGTTTAGAAAGGAACTAAATAATGAACTTAGTTGA
- the bglS gene encoding beta-glucanase, with protein sequence MQKTFSKTLLFVGIIFSFLLAFLIPKPLFAASSFFDDFNSLNQFQVSNGWSNGGMFNCTWRSNAVRSQNGFAQLSILSDSNGGYAGGEISTSQKYGYGLYEVRMKPAKNSGIVSSFFTYTGPSYGTQWDEIDIEFLGKNTNIVQFNYYTNGVGNHEYVYSLGFDASTSFHTYAFDWKPNSITWYVDGRAVYTATTNIPSTPGKIMMNIWPGTSQVNDWLGAYNGATNLNAYYDWVKFTPSNSTPPTSNIFSNGTYTIANKRSQMALDGAGTYQNANVQQWGLGNGTNQQWQLISTGSNTYKIKNVASGRLLSVRSSATYDGALVEQRSDNNTPDQLWEIYYTEGSYCKILNKASGKALSIQSGSTSEGALAHIWPFQNGEDQKWLFTKK encoded by the coding sequence ATGCAAAAAACATTTAGTAAGACTTTATTGTTTGTAGGAATTATTTTTTCTTTTCTTCTAGCCTTCTTAATACCTAAACCTCTTTTTGCAGCTTCCAGTTTCTTTGATGACTTTAATTCCCTTAATCAGTTTCAAGTATCCAATGGTTGGAGTAATGGTGGCATGTTTAATTGTACTTGGCGCTCCAATGCTGTACGTAGTCAAAATGGTTTTGCTCAATTATCTATTTTATCAGATTCTAATGGTGGTTATGCCGGTGGGGAAATATCTACATCTCAAAAGTATGGCTATGGACTCTATGAAGTGCGTATGAAACCAGCTAAAAATTCTGGTATTGTTTCATCTTTCTTTACATATACTGGGCCTTCATATGGCACACAGTGGGATGAAATTGATATAGAGTTTCTAGGAAAAAATACAAATATCGTTCAATTTAATTATTATACGAACGGCGTAGGTAATCATGAGTATGTATACTCTTTAGGTTTTGATGCTTCTACTAGTTTTCATACTTATGCTTTTGACTGGAAACCTAACTCCATTACCTGGTATGTAGATGGTAGAGCAGTGTATACTGCTACTACTAATATTCCTTCAACTCCAGGAAAAATCATGATGAATATTTGGCCTGGTACTTCACAGGTTAATGACTGGTTAGGTGCTTATAACGGTGCAACTAATCTTAATGCTTATTATGACTGGGTTAAATTCACTCCTAGTAACAGTACTCCTCCTACTTCAAACATCTTTTCTAATGGTACCTATACTATAGCAAATAAAAGAAGTCAAATGGCTTTAGATGGTGCTGGTACTTATCAAAATGCTAATGTCCAACAGTGGGGACTTGGGAATGGTACTAATCAACAGTGGCAATTAATTAGTACAGGTTCTAATACCTATAAAATCAAAAATGTTGCAAGTGGCAGGTTACTCTCTGTCCGCAGTTCTGCTACTTATGATGGTGCACTTGTTGAACAACGCTCAGATAATAATACACCTGATCAACTATGGGAAATTTATTATACTGAGGGAAGCTACTGCAAAATATTGAATAAAGCATCTGGTAAAGCCCTCTCTATTCAGTCTGGAAGTACTTCTGAAGGTGCTCTAGCACATATTTGGCCTTTCCAAAATGGTGAAGATCAAAAATGGCTTTTTACTAAAAAATAA
- a CDS encoding glycoside hydrolase family 5 protein: MLKDFKKYLFVLLILCPFMVSCSMSTNNEMASTPSSSTPSTVLETVEPTTKDASNSPTPVSTPSISLPEPKPAPTFDPSTPVGMHGRLNVKETYIVDENQEPFQLRGVSTHGIQWFPAFVNEGCFNTLRDDWKANVIRLAMYTDNNSGYLGNTEGLENLMREGIDLATKAGLYVIVDWHCLSDGNPNTHKDEAIRFFSEISAEYQNYPNIIYELCNEPNGADVTWDNEVKPYCETLISTIRAIDKQGIIIAGTPTWSQDIHLAAQNPLEGENIMYALHFYADTHRDSLRQRLVDCINKYKLPVFVSEFGTCDASGNTGFNEEQSDIWMDLLNEHNVSWVNWSLCDKKETASLLKPLTISRGNWTDDDLSESGLFIKNRLLEAASH; encoded by the coding sequence ATGTTAAAGGATTTTAAAAAATATCTTTTTGTATTACTTATACTTTGCCCATTTATGGTCAGCTGTTCAATGTCTACAAATAATGAAATGGCTTCTACGCCTTCTAGTTCAACTCCCTCAACTGTATTAGAGACAGTCGAACCAACCACTAAAGATGCGTCCAATTCTCCTACCCCAGTATCCACTCCTAGCATCTCTCTTCCCGAACCCAAACCTGCTCCTACCTTTGACCCTAGTACCCCTGTAGGTATGCATGGAAGACTTAATGTGAAGGAAACTTACATAGTAGATGAAAATCAAGAACCTTTTCAGCTTCGTGGTGTCAGCACTCATGGCATACAATGGTTTCCGGCTTTTGTAAATGAGGGTTGTTTTAATACGCTACGTGATGACTGGAAGGCAAATGTTATTCGTCTGGCAATGTATACGGACAATAATTCTGGCTACTTAGGAAATACTGAGGGCTTAGAAAACTTAATGCGAGAAGGCATTGATCTTGCTACTAAAGCTGGTCTCTATGTTATTGTAGACTGGCACTGCTTAAGCGATGGCAATCCTAATACACATAAAGATGAAGCTATTAGATTCTTTAGTGAGATATCAGCTGAATATCAAAACTATCCTAATATTATTTATGAACTGTGTAATGAGCCAAATGGTGCAGATGTAACCTGGGACAATGAAGTTAAACCTTACTGTGAGACACTTATTTCAACTATTCGTGCCATTGATAAGCAAGGTATTATCATAGCTGGTACACCTACTTGGAGCCAAGATATCCATTTAGCTGCCCAAAATCCATTGGAGGGTGAAAATATTATGTATGCACTCCACTTCTATGCTGATACACACCGTGACTCATTACGTCAGCGCTTAGTGGATTGTATTAATAAATATAAGTTACCTGTATTCGTATCTGAATTTGGTACTTGTGATGCCTCTGGTAATACTGGCTTCAATGAAGAGCAATCTGATATCTGGATGGACCTACTCAATGAACATAATGTAAGCTGGGTAAACTGGAGTCTTTGTGATAAAAAAGAAACTGCCTCTCTTTTAAAACCACTTACGATTTCAAGAGGAAATTGGACTGATGACGATTTATCTGAATCTGGATTGTTTATTAAAAATAGACTTTTAGAAGCAGCTAGTCATTAG
- a CDS encoding site-2 protease family protein, whose amino-acid sequence MLPILIGAIIGYTIGFDSVKLFPKEFIKSLNLVAVLIIFITIYYSSILLHELGHFCAFKAMGVNIRMIKVSIVGVIFNKNKTSLKINPSGLGVGGIVVPHIGIISDEAKFKEMQKIYAKAMIAAPMVTLSLVILGGISIVISSVMGIMNTPYLMITGIFLCLFNILLCIGCFIKTENVYGDFRAYSCFKKDNFFAALMMYQYIMLAEDFVEERAGNTYLRQVLIEGFKNRAAEKEVDMLTISCSATFLIEYLVGEMEKLPESIAEYIDYCYLNQTLLTNQKALEIHKSFLVYMAYYFEKTGEHSKAEQIYEEFITKLPKNQVFDYWKMQAEQIILKKDHTQHLLDVKNIKPNSFYKILGVFNGFYWDELILNQMDKDEFMV is encoded by the coding sequence ATCCTACCGATATTAATTGGTGCCATTATTGGCTATACAATAGGTTTTGATAGTGTAAAACTCTTTCCTAAAGAATTTATAAAATCATTAAATTTAGTAGCTGTTCTTATTATCTTTATAACTATTTACTATAGTTCCATCTTACTTCATGAATTAGGACATTTTTGCGCTTTTAAAGCAATGGGTGTAAATATAAGGATGATTAAAGTATCTATAGTAGGAGTTATATTTAATAAGAATAAGACAAGTCTAAAGATTAATCCTAGTGGACTTGGCGTAGGGGGAATTGTTGTACCTCATATAGGAATTATTTCAGATGAAGCTAAGTTTAAAGAGATGCAGAAAATTTATGCAAAAGCTATGATAGCAGCACCTATGGTTACCCTTAGCCTTGTTATTTTAGGAGGCATTAGTATAGTAATAAGTAGTGTAATGGGAATAATGAATACCCCTTATTTAATGATAACTGGTATATTCCTTTGCCTATTTAATATATTGTTGTGTATTGGATGCTTTATTAAAACAGAAAATGTATATGGAGATTTTAGGGCCTACTCTTGCTTCAAAAAGGATAATTTTTTTGCAGCATTAATGATGTATCAGTATATTATGCTGGCTGAGGATTTTGTGGAAGAAAGAGCAGGCAATACTTATTTAAGGCAAGTATTAATTGAAGGATTTAAAAATAGAGCAGCTGAAAAGGAAGTAGATATGTTGACCATATCTTGTAGTGCCACCTTTCTTATAGAATATCTTGTAGGAGAGATGGAAAAGCTACCTGAGTCCATTGCCGAGTATATAGATTACTGCTACTTAAACCAGACGCTCTTAACCAATCAAAAGGCATTAGAAATACATAAGAGCTTTTTGGTATATATGGCTTATTATTTTGAAAAAACAGGTGAACATAGCAAAGCAGAGCAAATTTATGAAGAGTTTATTACAAAGCTACCTAAAAACCAAGTATTTGATTATTGGAAGATGCAGGCTGAACAGATTATTTTAAAGAAAGATCATACCCAGCATCTATTGGATGTAAAGAATATTAAACCTAATAGCTTCTATAAAATATTGGGGGTATTTAATGGCTTTTATTGGGATGAACTTATACTTAATCAGATGGATAAGGACGAATTTATGGTATAA